A window of the Arachis duranensis cultivar V14167 chromosome 5, aradu.V14167.gnm2.J7QH, whole genome shotgun sequence genome harbors these coding sequences:
- the LOC107487224 gene encoding polyadenylation and cleavage factor homolog 4 — MKFKVASTWTKLDLPSFGVPADKKLPSLYLLDSIVKNFGQEYVKHFSLRLPQVYCEAYRQVQPNLHSVLQGLFGTWSKIFPPSVLSNIEAQLQSSPAVNNQQSFANHLGAYDFRGPILGAHVIKPQSLQQMEHSSSIMDNVGGDRLDSTGTVGNTRGGGLNEWQQKRFSSDNWNIFQTSKTYNLNDEQRQSPRALIEAYGCHKSREIPSTKLLLVEQPGRNGFGSKFPLARWQDTEEEEFDWKHVNPGLVDCSRNSSSMQSSVRFSKKRKLSNDPSNPSQYPFTMGAAPPAVNAHGTRPSGLNTAFPLQKRPNVGHGPNKTQFIHDQLPNQPGPISSNLQNHGQTPQLQFLPPQIPSSTQISHGSSLQGHGASISTPISNPLPDMLGQSLHLHGGILPPLCSSLPTAPSQMMSHPHADASVTSQPPPTYLDLLSSLVNHGVISVTNPPTGLDFIGTEFDPDILKVRHEGVISALYGDLPRQCRSCGLRFKRQDEHSRHMDWHVTRNRMSKSRKQKGSQKWFASGSMWLSGAEASGKESIPRLLAAEETEEMKDEEELGVPAKKDQSRCALCGEGFDEFYS; from the exons ATGAAATTTAAGGTGGCTTCGACATGGACGAAGCTAGATCTACCTTCGTTTGGG GTGCCTGCCGATAAAAAACTTCCTTCTCTCTATCTTCTGGACAGTATTGTGAAGAATTTTGGCCAGGAATATGTTAAACACTTCTCTTTACGTCTACCTCAA GTTTACTGTGAGGCATACAGGCAGGTTCAGCCCAATCTGCATTCTGTTCTGCAAGGTCTCTTTGGTACCTGGTCAAAGATATTCCCTCCCTCTGTCCTAAGCAATATTGAAGCTCAATTGCAATCTTCACCAGCAGTTAATAATCAACAATCCTTTGCTAATCACCTTGGGGCATATGATTTTCGTGGACCGATTCTTGGGGCACATGTCATtaaaccacaatccttgcaGCAGATGGAACACTCTAGTTCAATCATGGATAAT GTTGGTGGTGATCGGTTGGATTCAACGGGAACTGTAGGTAATACAAGAGGAGGAGGATTGAATGAATGGCAGCAAAAGAGATTTTCTAGTGATAATTGGAACATATTTCAAACTTCCAAGACTTATAATCTTAATGATGAACAACGTCAAAGTCCAAGAGCTCTTATTGAGGCATATGGTTGTCACAAAAGCCGTGAAATTCCTAGTACTAAGCTTTTATTGGTGGAGCAGCCTGGCAGAAATGGTTTTGGGAGCAAGTTTCCATTGGCAAGATGGCAGGACACTGAAGAAGAGGAGTTTGATTGGAAACATGTGAATCCAGGATTAGTAGACTGTAGTAGAAACAGCAGTTCTATGCAATCAAGTGTTAGATTCTCCAAGAAAAGGAAGTTATCTAATGATCCATCTAATCCTTCACAGTACCCCTTTACTATGGGGGCTGCTCCCCCTGCTGTCAATGCTCATGGCACTCGTCCTTCCGGCTTGAATACAGCATTTCCATTGCAAAAACGTCCTAATGTAGGTCATGGCCCAAATAAAACTCAGTTTATACATGACCAATTGCCTAATCAACCTGGACCAATTTCCTCTAACCTGCAAAATCATGGACAAACACCTCAACTACAGTTTCTTCCACCTCAAATTCCATCTTCAACACAAATTAGTCATGGGAGCTCTTTGCAAGGACATGGTGCCTCAATAAGTACGCCCATCTCAAATCCATTACCTGATATGCTGGGCCAAAGTTTACATTTACATGGGGGAATCTTGCCACCTTTATGTTCAAGCCTCCCAACTGCTCCATCACAAATGATGTCTCATCCCCATGCCGATGCTTCAGTGACAAGTCAACCACCACCTACATATCTTGATTTGCTTAGTTCACTAGTGAACCACGGTGTGATCTCGGTAACTAATCCACCCACCGGACTG GATTTCATTGGGACGGAGTTCGATCCAGATATCTTGAAGGTTCGTCATGAAGGTGTAATCAGTGCCTTATACGGTGATCTTCCTAGACAATGCAGGAGCTGTGGTCTCCGATTCAAAAGGCAAGATGAGCACAGTAGACATATGGATTGGCACGTGACTAGGAACCGAATGTCAAAAAGCCGGAAGCAGAAGGGGTCTCAAAAGTGGTTTGCAAGTGGGAGCATGTGGCTGAGTGGTGCAGAGGCTTCGGGAAAGGAATCGATTCCAAGGTTGTTGGCTGCCGAGGAGACAGAGGAAATGAAAGATGAGGAAGAGTTAGGCGTTCCTGCTAAAAAGGATCAGAGTCGATGTGCACTATGTGGAGAGGGCTTCGATGAGTTTTACAGCTAG
- the LOC107487221 gene encoding probable beta-D-xylosidase 6, protein MTVIVWFSQDEHRHEWRFYLFYFILLLLLQSTTPNPLALDYPCKPPYHSHYPFCNTSLSIPARATILTSLLTLSEKISLLSDNASSVPTLGIPRYEWWSESLHGLATNGPGVTFNGVVNSATSFPQVIVSAASFNRTLWSLIAAAVAVEARAMYNVGQAGLTFWAPNINIFRDPRWGRGQETPGEDPMVASAYGVEFVKGLQGGAGMIGNEVVLGEKSLLGDGGDDDDARLMVSACCKHFTAYDLDMWHQFSRYNFNAVVSKQDLEDTYQPPFRGCIQKGKASCLMCSYNAVNGVPACADADLLGLARYKWGFKGYITSDCDAVATVFEYQKYAKSEEDAVADVLKAGVDINCGTYMLRHTESAVEQGKVKEEDIDRALFNLFSVQMRLGLFDGDPSRGPFGKLGPQDVCTPQHLTLALEAARQGIVLLKNDKKFLPLDQNNDASLAVVGPMAVSDKLGGGYSGIPCSSKSLYDGLGEFSKRISYAPGCHNVSCNSDDGFAEALETAKKADFVVIFAGLDMAQETEDHDRVSLILPGRQMDLVSTIAAASKSPVILVLTGGGPLDVSFAERNQQIGSILWVGYPGEAGGKALAEIIFGVVNPAGRLPVTWYPESFTNVPMTDMSMRADPSRGYPGRTYRFYTGSRVYGFGHGLSYSDYSYKFLSAPSKLSLSKTIKHNSRKSLLSQLMKADYKVDYVRVDELQSCSSLSFSVHISVTNLGELDGSHVVLLFSRGPKVFEGSPEAQLVGFSRVHTTSYESTETSVLVDPCEHLSFADEQGKKILPLGNHILSLGDVEHTFLIEMY, encoded by the exons ATGACAGTGATTGTGTGGTTCTCCCAAGATGAGCATCGCCATGAATGGAGGTTTTATCTTTTCTACTTCATCCTCCTCCTGCTTCTTCAATCAACCACGCCGAACCCACTTGCACTAGATTACCCGTGCAAGCCACCATACCACTCTCACTACCCATTCTGCAACACCTCCCTCTCCATCCCCGCCAGAGCCACCATCCTCACTTCCCTACTCACACTTTCCGAGAAAATCTCACTTCTCTCCGACAACGCCTCCTCCGTCCCCACACTCGGCATCCCCCGCTATGAGTGGTGGTCAGAGTCCCTCCACGGCCTCGCCACCAACGGCCCCGGCGTCACTTTCAACGGTGTTGTTAACTCCGCCACGTCGTTTCCCCAGGTCATCGTCTCCGCCGCGTCCTTCAACCGGACGCTCTGGTCCCTCATCGCCGCCGCCGTGGCTGTGGAGGCCAGGGCCATGTATAATGTTGGGCAGGCTGGGTTGACTTTCTGGGCACCAAACATTAACATTTTTAGGGATCCAAGGTGGGGGAGGGGGCAGGAGACTCCAGGGGAGGATCCCATGGTGGCTTCTGCTTATGGAGTTGAGTTTGTGAAAGGGTTGCAAGGTGGCGCTGGAATGATTGGGAATGAGGTGGTCTTGGGGGAGAAGAGTTTGTTAGGTGatggtggtgatgatgatgatgctagGCTTATGGTGTCTGCTTGTTGCAAGCATTTCACTGCTTACGATTTGGATATGTGGCACCAGTTCTCCAGATATAACTTCAATGCTGTG GTTTCAAAGCAGGATTTGGAGGACACCTATCAGCCCCCGTTTCGTGGATGCATTCAGAAAGGGAAAGCGAGCTGCTTGATGTGTTCCTACAATGCAGTTAATGGAGTTCCTGCTTGTGCTGATGCAGATCTCTTGGGACTGGCTAGATACAAGTGGGGATTTAAAGG GTATATTACCTCAGATTGTGATGCTGTGGCCACTGTTTTTGAGTATCAGAAATATGCGAAATCCGAGGAGGATGCTGTTGCTGATGTTCTCAAAGCCG GTGTGGATATTAATTGTGGAACATATATGCTTCGGCATACTGAATCTGCCGTTGAGCAAGGAAAGGTGAAAGAGGAAGATATAGACAGAGctctttttaatcttttttctgTTCAAATGCGTCTTGGGTTATTTGATGGAGACCCAAGTAGAGGACCATTCGGCAAACTAGGGCCACAGGATGTTTGCACCCCACAGCACTTAACACTGGCACTTGAAGCGGCAAGGCAGGGTATTGTACTGCTGAAGAATGATAAGAAGTTCCTTCCCTTGGATCAGAATAATGATGCCTCCTTGGCTGTCGTTGGCCCTATGGCAGTTTCAGACAAATTAGGAGGTGGCTACTCAG GAATTCCTTGCTCCTCAAAAAGCCTATATGATGGACTTGGAGAGTTTTCTAAGAGGATTTCATATGCTCCTGGTTGCCATAATGTATCATGCAATTCTGATGATGGTTTTGCTGAGGCTCTTGAGACTGCCAAAAAGGCTGATTTTGTTGTTATATTTGCGGGCCTTGACATGGCTCAAGAGACAGAGGATCATGACCGTGTTAGTCTAATCTTGCCTGGTAGACAGATGGACCTTGTATCAACCATTGCCGCTGCTAGTAAAAGTCCAGTGATTCTTGTTCTTACAGGTGGAGGACCACTTGATGTCTCTTTCGCGGAAAGAAATCAGCAAATTGGAAGTATTCTTTGGGTTGGATACCCTGGGGAAGCTGGTGGAAAAGCACTAGCCGAAATTATATTTGGAGTGGTCAATCCAG CTGGAAGGTTGCCGGTGACTTGGTACCCAGAGTCGTTTACCAACGTTCCCATGACTGACATGAGCATGCGAGCTGATCCTTCTCGTGGATATCCGGGAAGGACCTACCGATTTTATACTGGAAGTAGAGTATACGGATTTGGGCATGGCCTAAGTTATAGTGATTACTCGTACAAGTTCTTATCAGCTCCAAGTAAACTAAGTTTGTCTAAAACTATCAAACATAACTCCAGAAAGAGTTTATTAAGTCAGTTAATGAAAGCAGATTACAAAGTTGATTATGTTCGAGTCGATGAGTTGCAAAGTTGCAGCTCATTGAGTTTCTCGGTGCACATTTCTGTGACAAACCTTGGTGAGCTGGATGGAAGCCATGTTGTGCTGTTGTTCTCTAGAGGGCCAAAAGTGTTCGAAGGCTCGCCGGAAGCGCAGCTGGTCGGATTCAGTCGAGTGCACACTACTTCTTACGAATCTACTGAAACAAGCGTTTTGGTGGATCCTTGTGAACACTTGAGCTTTGCAGATGAACAAGGAAAAAAGATATTGCCCCTGGGAAATCACATTTTGAGCCTGGGGGATGTTGAGCACACTTTTTTAATTGAAAtgtattga
- the LOC107487057 gene encoding uncharacterized protein LOC107487057 yields MASDGVSSCSRRSGGVGREEQFAEGSGHKGKDGKDGVSPKCFCGEYAIMFMSKTSSNPNRLFLGCPFYKVRQPHCKFFLWLDEHIGRFGLSDSRFQAEKELGDVEEDEWKHDMEKKINCLEKRIVALE; encoded by the exons ATGGCATCGGATGGGGTATCATCTTGCTCACGAAGGAGTGGAGGTGTAGGAAGAGAAGAGCAATTCGCGGAAGGTTCTGGTCATAAGGGGAAGGATGGCAAAGATGGGGTGTCACCGAAGTGCTTCTGTGGAGAATACGCCATCATGTTCATGTCGAAGACGAGCAGCAACCCTAACAGATTATTTCTCGGATGTCCGTTTTATAAG GTGAGACAACCCCATTGCAAGTTTTTTTTGTGGTTAGATGAGCACATTGGAAGGTTTGGGTTGAGTGATTCAAGGTTCCAGGCAGAGAAGGAATTAGGTGACGTTGAAGAGGATGAATGGAAGCATGACATGGAGAAGAAGATCAATTGTTTAGAGAAGAGGATTGTAgctttagaataa
- the LOC107487223 gene encoding uncharacterized protein At4g37920 gives MMGYEVCTSIFNTTSTTPTLIPFNDNLSPACHVTPSPSSASKSSLFFTKQRTKLFPQNFKPHILLCASLPSPQASSASTARVEEQEEVEIAKGYTMTQFCDKIIDLFLNEKTKSKEWRKYLVFREEWNKYRDNFYNRCQKRADMEKDPTMKEKLVSLGRRVKKIDDEMEGHCDLLKEIQDSPTDINAIVARRRKDFTGEFFRYLNLIADTFNGLEDRDAIARLGTRCLSAVSVYDNTLENVETLDDAQAKFDDILDSPSIDVACEKIKSLAKAKDLDSSLILLINGAWAKAKESTTMKEEVKDIMYQLYKATKSSLRSITPKEIKLLKHLLNITDPEERFSALATAFSPGDEHEVKIPDALYTTPKELHKWIKIMLDAYNLNKEEADFREARQLDQPIVMRRLLILKETIEEEYLAKPPIEKAEPIEESKLDEF, from the exons ATGATGGGGTACGAGGTTTGCACCTCAATCTTCAACACCACCAGCACCACTCCCACCCTTATCCCTTTCAATGATAATCTCTCCCCAGCTTGCCACGTCACCCCTTCTCCCTCTTCTGCTTCCAAGTCTTCACTTTTCTTCacaaaacaaagaacaaaactTTTCCCTCAGAATTTCAAACCCCATATCCTCCTATGCGCCTCTCTACCCA GTCCACAAGCAAGCAGCGCGTCGACAGCTCGAGTGGAGGAGCAAGAGGAGGTTGAAATTGCAAAGGGATACACTATGACTCAGTTTTGTGACAAAATCATAGATTTATTCTTGAATGAGAAGACCAAATCAAAGGAATGGAGGAAGTATTTGGTGTTCAGGGAGGAATGGAACAAATACAGGGACAACTTCTACAACAGGTGCCAAAAGAGGGCAGATATGGAGAAAGACCCAACCATGAAAGAAAAACTCGTTTCATTGGGGAGAAGGGTGAAGAAG ATTGATGATGAAATGGAAGGACACTGTGACCTTCTCAAGGAGATACAAGATAGCCCTACTGACATTAATGCCATAGTCGCTCGAAGGAGGAAAGACTTTACAGGAGAATTCTTCCGCTACCTTAATCTCATTGCAGATACATTCAATGGCTTGGAGGATCGTGATG CTATTGCGAGACTCGGGACAAGATGCTTGTCGGCTGTCAGTGTGTATGATAATACTCTGGAGAATGTCGAGACGTTAGATGATGCGCAGGCTAAGTTTGATGATATCCTTGATTCTCCTTCTATTGATGTAGCTTGTGAGAAGATCAAAAGCCTTGCGAAGGCAAAGGACCTTGATTCTTCATTGATATTGTTGATCAATGGTGCTTGGGCTAAAGCAAAAGAATCTACCACAATGAAGGAAGAG GTGAAAGATATAATGTACCAATTGTACAAGGCCACAAAGAGCAGCTTAAGGAGTATTACTCCAAAAGAAATCAAGCTACTTAAGCATCTGTTGAACATCACAGACCCCGAGGAGCGATTTTCTGCATTGGCAACGGCCTTCTCTCCCGGCGATGAACATGAAGTCAAGATCCCTGATGCTCTATACAC TACCCCAAAGGAGCTGCACAAGTGGATAAAGATCATGCTTGATGCATATAATCTGAACAAGGAAGAAGCAGATTTTAGGGAAGCAAGGCAATTGGATCAACCAATAGTTATGCGGAGATTGCTTATTCTGAAGGAGACTATTGAAGAGGAATATCTGGCAAAACCCCCCATTGAGAAGGCTGAGCCAATAGAGGAGTCTAAATTAGATGAGTTTTAA
- the LOC107487026 gene encoding pollen-specific leucine-rich repeat extensin-like protein 1 — MPCIHALAAIRKRRDQPQDYVHPWLCMESIRRTYAHCIQPVPSSEFWARTEFTQPDPPIIKRGIGRPKVHNQQKDPAEPMMQGGKLKKSFSVSCSKCGEKGHNYKTCKGAPSNPNWKPKTKKPKKKKESTSQALVCLPLSQSAPPPEDPSHSQPPSSTPQQQQPTVPSGAGPSATNVAPAPTRVTRSTIVLGPPAPMGSSARPSTPNLNQPFMPPGNAPRMVTSTGRPKQPKFRPKQKIFRPPAPLASAAPPTSTQHQETVHQAPSSTQATAQHQQAPPPQVDKPTVSASKESNE, encoded by the exons ATGCCTTGCATACATGCACTTGCTGCCATTAGGAAGAGACGGGACCAGCCACAAGACTACGTCCACCCTTGGCTGTGTATGGAGTCAATCAGGAGGACTTATGCACACTGCATTCAACCAGTGCCAAGTTCAGAGTTCTGGGCCAGAACTGAATTCACACAGCCAGACCCACCAATCATCAAAAGAGGGATTGGGCGACCAAAGGTGCATAATCAGCAGAAAGACCCTGCAGAGCCAATGATGCAAGGGGGTAAGCTGAAGAAGTCGTTCTCTGTGTCTTGCAGCAAGTGTGGTGAGAAGGGCCATAATTACAAAACTTGCAAAGGAGCACCATCAAACCCAAATTGGAAACCTAAAACCAAAAAGcctaagaagaagaaagagagcaCATCCCAAGCCCTTGTATGTCTCCCGTTGTCACAGTCTGCTCCACCACCAGAG GATCCTTCACACAGCCAACCACCCAGCTCAACACCACAGCAGCAACAACCTACT GTTCCGAGCGGAGCTGGACCATCTGCGACGAATGTTGCCCCTGCACCAACAAGAGTTACAAGATCAACAATTGTATTAGGACCACCTGCCCCAATGGGATCCAGTGCCAGGCCATCCACCCCAAATTTAAACCAGCCCTTCATGCCCCCAGGAAATGCACCAAGAATGGTCACCAGCACAGGTCGCCCTAAACAACCAAAGTTCAGACCAAAACAGAAGATTTTCAGGCCACCTGCTCCACTTGCTTCAGCAGCACCACCTACTAGCACACAACACCAAGAAACAGTTCACCAAGCCCCATCTAGCACGCAGGCAACTGCACAGCATCAGCAGGCCCCACCCCCACAAGTAGATAAACCAACTGTCTCAGCGTCGAAGGAGTCCAACGAATGA
- the LOC107487222 gene encoding glycine-rich domain-containing protein 1, which yields MEPQQELEWMEAQNIAVSVDLEAAAKKQLQFLAAVDRNRHLYDGSALDRAIYRYNACWLPLLAKHSESRIFEGPLVVPLDCEWVWHCHKLNPVRYKSDCEELYGRILDNFGVVSTVEGVCSRQTEEIWNKMYPNEPYNVDLTNLLPEDISERISSLAKYTKYDLVSAAKRQSPFFYQVSRPHTKNDLFIREAVARYKGFLYLIKSNKEKGIKRFCVPTYDIDLIWHSHQLHPASYCKDLNEALGKVLEHDDTDSDRTKGKKLDTGFSGTTKQWENTFGTRYWKSGAMYRGNAPSPVTSSPYSSTMIRKKVVPSDENPHENLLQDRKIVEVLLEFVGVKNLPEGQERGLHVIFSKSQPDAFLNAKRRLSILSESKEKQVASFQCEPTGELHFELMSHSSSSLAIRRSAKTLGSASFPMKDYLDPVSQLSVEKWLELVPSSGTISSKPIMLRVAISFTVPVSAPYVLEMTRSSPFSKNACFFNLPVRARHAKNWTHATDETGTTFISLLMRDLKDSENTGSIGKEVVGLMNSGETRVLANSMEDGWSVMNNLWLFKKIKNDAHLFELTGSTMVKLFPGRKLDYEARHHGKQANETGLLTAVEFSTEDPYGKAVALLDLRSRIIMAKKKWMVLPGIILAFIASNMMKKEGFEGIIAKSKDLKVNGSDEAKDKIELKGVDSNINNVSSGDAAGLTKKLGGSAGGFGNNEVKSGGCGGCGAGACGGGCGNMVTSGGGCGSGCGGGCGGGCGNMVKSGYS from the exons ATGGAACCACAGCAAGAATTAGAGTGGATGGAAGCTCAGAACATTGCAGTAAGTGTGGACCTTGAAGCCGCCGCGAAAAAACAGCTTCAGTTCCTTGCAGCTGTAGATAGGAATCGTCACCTCTATGATGGTTCTGCTCTTGACAGGGCAATCTATAG GTACAATGCTTGTTGGCTTCCCTTGCTCGCGAAACATTCTGAGTCTCGGATCTTTGAAGGGCCTCTGGTAGTTCCTCTTGACTGTGAATGGGTTTGGCACTGTCACAAGCTCAACCCG GTAAGATACAAGTCTGACTGTGAGGAACTTTACGGTCGGATACTCGACAACTTTGGTGTTGTCTCCACTGTTGAAGGAGTTTGTAGCAGGCAAACTGAAGAAATATGGAATAAAATGTATCCTAATGAGCCCTACAATGTTGATTTGACTAACCTTCTTCCAGAGGATATCTCTGAAAGGATTTCAAGTCTTGCAAAATACACCAAATATGATCTGGTTTCAGCTGCCAAGAGGCAGAGTCCATTCTTTTACCAG GTATCAAGACCCCACACGAAAAATGATCTGTTTATCAGGGAAGCCGTGGCCAGGTACAAAGGCTTCCTATATCTTATCAAGAGTAACAAGGAGAAGGGTATCAAGCGCTTCTGTGTTCCGACTTATGACATCGACCTAATCTGGCACTCTCACCAGTTGCATCCAGCTTCTTATTGTAAAGACCTCAACGAAGCACTTGGAAAAGTACTGGAACATGATGATACAGACTCAGACAGAACTAAAGGAAAGAAACTGGATACTGGTTTTTCTGGAACAACAAAACAGTGGGAAAACACATTTGGTACAAGATATTGGAAGTCTGGAGCAATGTATAGGGGTAATGCTCCATCTCCTGTCACAAGTAGCCCTTATTCATCTACCATGATTCGCAAGAAGGTTGTTCCTTCAGATGAAAATCCACATGAAAATTTGCTACAAGATCGGAAAATCGTGGAG GTTCTGTTAGAGTTTGTTGGGGTTAAAAACTTACCCGAGGGACAAGAAAGAGGTCTTCATGTCATATTTTCCAAATCACAGCCTGATGCATTTCTTAATGCTAAAAGGAGACTAAGTATTTTGTCAGAATCTAAAGAAAAACAAGTTGCATCATTCCAGTGTGAGCCTACAGGGGAGCTACATTTTGAGCTCATGTCACATTCTTCTTCTAGCTTAGCAATTAGAAGATCAGCAAAGACATTGGGATCTGCTTCATTCCCCATGAAAGACTATCTAGACCCAGTTTCACAACTCTCTGTTGAGAAATGGTTAGAGTTGGTGCCAAGTTCTGGTACAATTAGCTCAAAGCCAATCATGTTAAGAGTAGCCATCTCCTTTACTGTCCCAGTTTCTGCTCCATATGTGCTTGAAATGACTCGGTCATCCccattttcgaaaaatgcatgtTTCTTCAATCTTCCTGTTAGGGCTCGCCATGCCAAGAACTGGACTCATGCCACAGATGAAACTGGCACCACATTCATAAGCCTTCTAATGAG GGATTTGAAGGACTCAGAAAACACAGGAAGTATAGGAAAGGAGGTTGTTGGCCTCATGAATTCTGGTGAAACTCGAGTCCTGGCTAACTCAATGGAAGATGGATGGTCTGTTATGAACAACCTCTGGttgtttaagaaaataaaaaatgatgctCATCTCTTTGAGCTTACTGGCTCCACGATG GTGAAGCTCTTCCCAGGAAGAAAGCTAGACTATGAAGCTAGGCACCATGGGAAACAAGCAAATGAAACGGGCTTGTTAACGGCAGTCGAATTCTCCACAGAAGATCCTTATGGCAAAGCAGTAGCATTGCTTGACTTGAGATCAAGAATTATCATG GCTAAGAAAAAGTGGATGGTGTTGCCTGGGATCATATTGGCTTTCATTGCTTCTAACATGATGAAGAAAGAAGGGTTTGAAGGCATCATTGCTAAGAGTAAAGATCTGAAGGTGAATGGTTCAGATGAggcaaaagataagatagaactGAAGGGAGTGGACTCAAACATCAATAATGTGTCAAGTGGAGATGCTGCAGGGTTGACAAAAAAGCTTGGAGGCTCAGCTGGAGGCTTTGGGAACAATGAAGTAAAGAGTGGTGGCTGTGGAGGCTGCGGTGCTGGTGCTTGTGGTGGAGGGTGTGGAAATATGGTTACAAGTGGTGGTGGATGTGGTTCTGGTTGTGGCGGAGGCTGCGGAGGAGGGTGTGGAAACATGGTAAAGAGTG GCTACTCTTGA